In the Verrucomicrobiia bacterium genome, one interval contains:
- a CDS encoding glycosyl hydrolase, with amino-acid sequence MFSMLRSPRWRLFWIIILWGSLLPGRAAGLARDFRQPPPTAQPWVYWFFINGNITREGITADLTAMKEAGIGGVILMEVDVGVPAGPVHFMGPEWRALFKHAVREAERLGLEMAVNVGPGWTGSGGPWVPVEQSMQHVVFAETNVTGGRRFEGRLPVPAPQPPVFGLPRELEAPRAAYYRDLVLLAVPADTPRAGNDELPEKALYFRMPFSSQPGVKPYLAGDFLAPATGLPLTQILDLSAHLQPDGRLTWDAPPGQWRLLRFGLRTTGANTRPAPPPGIGFECDKFDRAAVKAHFDHFVGGLLRELGPLPRPRRAGWTMLHLDSWEMGAQNGSAAILSEFLQRRGYDARPWLPVLAGCVLQNRGDTERFLWDWRQTAQELVVENYARYLRELGRAHGFQLSIEPYDMNPCSDLTLGGVADLPMGEFWAEGLGFNAAYSCLEAVSIAHTQGRSLIPAEAFTADKPEGFSLHPAAMKAQADWAFCLGINRLVFHRFAHQPWPQYAPGMTMGQYGAHYERTQTWWPMVEAWHAYLARCQALLQRGRPVADILYLAPEGAPLVWQPPPSALAGTAFLPDRRGYNFAGCAPELLFGARVQNGRLILPSGAEFRLLVLPEHGLMTPRLLARLRDLVRAGATIMGPPVEASPSLSPDAHPERLREWVHELWGPHPVPGQPRPVGRGQVIPTDRQRWRNAYAAATQPPAPWPAAARWIWYPDGEPHQAAPPGRCHFERAFVLPHGISVTQAWLRITADNSFTAQLNGQPLGSGDNFHLQYEFAATPALRPGTNVLQITAENAGDTPNPAGLLAALLLRLGHGEEQLIVTDEQWHAALGLPSAQNPRPARVLGPPGMAPWPKAGQQRPASALPSLYGDYAQAAAVLQRLGLPPDFEADAPLRYTHRQLPEAEVYFVANPARTAVTARCWFRVHARRPERWDPKTGAQQRLTEYHEEAGRTTLALTLGPEESCFIVWQKTWTAPQAARRADAGRPALAIEIGGPWQVRFQPGRGAPESITLEQLMDLSQHPLPGVRFFSGLATYQTTLHWQPPWPGAQATLDLGRVAVMARVRVNGRTAGVAWHQPWTVDLTPALQRGTNQIAIEVANLWLNRLIGDEQLPPDADWHRNGSLKEWPAWLRQGRPSPTGRVAFATWRHWQKDSPLPPSGLLGPVTLRVQ; translated from the coding sequence ATGTTCTCCATGTTGCGCAGCCCCCGTTGGCGACTCTTCTGGATAATCATTCTCTGGGGCAGCCTTCTCCCCGGCCGGGCGGCCGGGCTGGCCCGCGATTTCCGCCAGCCGCCTCCCACCGCCCAACCATGGGTGTATTGGTTTTTCATCAACGGCAACATCACCCGCGAGGGCATCACCGCCGACCTCACCGCCATGAAAGAGGCGGGCATCGGCGGAGTCATCCTCATGGAAGTGGACGTCGGCGTCCCCGCCGGCCCCGTCCATTTCATGGGGCCGGAATGGCGGGCGCTCTTCAAACACGCCGTGCGCGAGGCCGAACGCCTCGGGCTGGAAATGGCCGTCAATGTGGGTCCCGGTTGGACCGGCAGCGGCGGCCCCTGGGTGCCCGTCGAGCAATCCATGCAACACGTGGTCTTTGCCGAAACCAACGTCACCGGCGGCCGCCGTTTCGAAGGCCGCCTCCCCGTGCCCGCCCCCCAGCCGCCTGTCTTTGGCCTGCCCCGGGAATTAGAAGCACCCCGCGCCGCCTACTACCGCGATCTTGTCCTGCTGGCCGTGCCCGCTGACACGCCGCGCGCCGGGAATGATGAGTTACCCGAAAAAGCCTTGTATTTCCGCATGCCCTTTTCCTCCCAGCCCGGCGTGAAGCCCTACCTGGCCGGTGATTTTTTGGCTCCGGCCACCGGTCTGCCGCTGACGCAAATCCTGGACCTGTCCGCCCATCTTCAGCCCGATGGCCGGCTGACCTGGGACGCCCCGCCGGGCCAGTGGCGGCTCCTGCGCTTCGGCCTCCGCACCACCGGCGCCAACACCCGCCCCGCCCCCCCGCCGGGCATCGGTTTCGAGTGCGACAAGTTTGACCGCGCAGCCGTCAAGGCCCATTTCGATCATTTCGTCGGCGGCCTCCTGCGCGAGCTGGGCCCGCTTCCCCGCCCCCGCCGCGCCGGCTGGACGATGCTGCACCTGGACAGTTGGGAGATGGGCGCGCAAAACGGCTCAGCAGCCATCCTGTCCGAATTCCTCCAGCGCCGCGGCTACGACGCCCGCCCCTGGCTGCCGGTGCTGGCCGGTTGCGTGTTGCAAAATCGCGGAGACACAGAGCGTTTTCTCTGGGATTGGCGCCAGACCGCCCAGGAATTGGTGGTGGAAAACTACGCCCGCTACTTGCGGGAACTGGGCCGCGCCCACGGCTTCCAACTCTCCATCGAACCGTATGACATGAACCCCTGCTCAGACCTCACGCTGGGCGGCGTGGCCGATCTCCCCATGGGCGAGTTCTGGGCGGAAGGTCTGGGATTCAACGCCGCTTACAGTTGCCTCGAGGCCGTCTCCATCGCCCACACCCAGGGACGCTCCCTCATCCCAGCCGAGGCATTCACCGCCGACAAACCAGAGGGCTTCTCCCTCCACCCGGCCGCCATGAAGGCCCAGGCCGACTGGGCCTTTTGCCTGGGCATCAACCGCCTGGTGTTTCACCGCTTCGCCCACCAGCCATGGCCTCAATACGCGCCGGGCATGACCATGGGCCAGTATGGCGCGCATTATGAGCGCACCCAAACTTGGTGGCCCATGGTGGAGGCGTGGCATGCCTACCTGGCCCGCTGCCAGGCCCTCCTCCAACGCGGGCGGCCCGTCGCCGACATCCTTTACCTCGCCCCGGAAGGCGCGCCACTCGTCTGGCAGCCGCCCCCGTCCGCCCTGGCCGGCACGGCCTTCCTCCCGGACCGCCGGGGCTACAACTTCGCCGGCTGCGCCCCGGAATTATTGTTTGGGGCCCGCGTGCAAAACGGCCGACTCATCCTCCCCAGCGGCGCAGAGTTTCGCCTCCTTGTCCTGCCCGAACATGGCCTCATGACCCCCCGCCTGCTCGCCCGGCTGCGCGATTTGGTCCGAGCAGGCGCCACTATCATGGGGCCGCCCGTGGAAGCCTCGCCCAGTCTAAGCCCAGACGCCCACCCGGAGCGCCTCCGCGAATGGGTGCATGAATTGTGGGGACCGCATCCCGTCCCCGGGCAGCCGCGCCCCGTGGGCCGGGGTCAAGTCATCCCCACCGACCGCCAGCGCTGGCGCAACGCCTACGCCGCCGCCACCCAACCGCCTGCACCCTGGCCCGCCGCAGCGCGCTGGATTTGGTATCCTGACGGCGAGCCACACCAGGCCGCCCCGCCCGGGCGTTGCCATTTTGAGCGCGCCTTCGTTTTACCGCATGGCATCTCCGTGACCCAGGCCTGGCTCCGCATCACCGCCGATAATTCTTTCACCGCCCAGCTCAACGGCCAGCCCCTCGGCAGTGGCGACAACTTCCATCTCCAATATGAATTTGCCGCGACCCCCGCCCTGCGCCCCGGCACCAATGTCCTCCAGATCACCGCGGAAAATGCCGGCGACACCCCCAACCCCGCCGGCCTGCTCGCCGCCCTGCTGCTTCGCCTGGGCCACGGCGAAGAGCAGCTCATCGTCACCGATGAACAATGGCATGCCGCCTTGGGCTTGCCCTCCGCCCAGAACCCGCGCCCCGCGCGCGTATTGGGGCCGCCGGGCATGGCGCCCTGGCCCAAAGCCGGTCAGCAGCGGCCGGCCAGTGCCCTGCCCAGCCTCTACGGGGATTACGCCCAGGCCGCCGCCGTCCTGCAACGTCTGGGCCTCCCCCCTGATTTCGAGGCAGATGCCCCGCTGCGCTACACCCATCGGCAACTGCCCGAGGCCGAAGTTTATTTTGTGGCCAACCCGGCTCGCACCGCCGTCACCGCCCGCTGTTGGTTTCGCGTCCACGCGCGGCGCCCCGAGCGTTGGGACCCCAAAACCGGCGCGCAGCAACGGCTCACGGAATATCACGAGGAAGCCGGCCGCACCACCCTTGCGCTCACGCTCGGACCGGAGGAATCCTGCTTCATCGTCTGGCAAAAAACCTGGACCGCCCCGCAGGCGGCCCGCCGGGCCGACGCAGGCCGGCCGGCATTGGCCATCGAAATCGGCGGCCCGTGGCAGGTGCGGTTTCAACCGGGCCGCGGCGCGCCGGAGTCCATCACCTTGGAACAGCTCATGGACTTGTCGCAGCATCCTCTCCCCGGCGTGCGGTTCTTCAGCGGCCTGGCCACCTACCAAACCACCCTGCACTGGCAGCCCCCCTGGCCGGGCGCGCAGGCCACCTTGGATCTGGGCCGCGTGGCCGTCATGGCCCGCGTGCGCGTCAACGGCCGCACCGCCGGCGTGGCGTGGCATCAACCTTGGACTGTGGATTTAACGCCGGCGCTGCAACGCGGCACCAACCAGATCGCAATCGAAGTCGCCAACCTGTGGCTGAACCGCTTGATCGGCGATGAACAGCTCCCGCCAGACGCAGACTGGCACCGTAACGGCAGCCTCAAGGAATGGCCGGCGTGGCTCCGCCAAGGCCGGCCCAGTCCCACCGGCCGCGTGGCGTTCGCCACCTGGCGCCACTGGCAAAAAGATTCGCCCCTTCCGCCCTCGGGCCTCCTGGGTCCGGTCACCCTTCGCGTGCAATAA